A genomic stretch from Hydrogenimonas urashimensis includes:
- the bcp gene encoding thioredoxin-dependent thiol peroxidase produces the protein MVEVGQKAPEFCLLNQDNVEICLRDLKGKWVVLYFYPKDLTPGCTTEACEFTEAMPDFEALDAVILGVSPDSPEKHQKFIEKKGLKITLLSEESKDVLKAYGAWGLKKLYGKEYEGVIRSTFLIDPEGRIAAVWPKVRVKGHVEAVKAKLEELENGEK, from the coding sequence ATGGTTGAAGTGGGTCAGAAAGCACCGGAATTTTGCCTGCTAAATCAGGATAACGTCGAAATCTGTCTGCGCGATCTGAAAGGCAAATGGGTCGTGCTCTATTTCTATCCGAAAGATCTTACGCCCGGATGCACGACCGAGGCGTGTGAATTTACCGAGGCGATGCCCGATTTCGAGGCGCTCGATGCGGTGATTTTGGGCGTGAGCCCCGACTCGCCCGAAAAGCATCAAAAATTCATCGAGAAGAAGGGGCTTAAGATCACGCTGCTCAGCGAAGAGAGCAAAGATGTGCTCAAGGCCTATGGCGCGTGGGGCCTCAAGAAGCTCTACGGCAAGGAGTACGAAGGGGTGATCCGCTCCACATTTCTCATCGACCCCGAAGGGAGGATAGCGGCGGTCTGGCCGAAGGTGCGGGTGAAAGGGCACGTGGAAGCGGTGAAGGCGAAGCTTGAAGAGCTTGAAAATGGTGAAAAGTAA